A DNA window from Niabella yanshanensis contains the following coding sequences:
- a CDS encoding DUF4886 domain-containing protein → MKKCIVLITLVVFQVYAVAAQKTKHPEVLKILAIGNSFSEDALENYLYDLAKANDKKIIIGNMYIGGAPIDLHVKNADSNKKAYDYRKTQLNGEKLSRKNVSIEEAIADEDWDYISLQQASPLSGKYDVIMKHLPLLVNYVKSKAPGAALVYHQTWAYQQDSKHTGFANYNRQQKIMYEQIVDVSKRLSKSGWFKFIVPSGTAVQNGRTSSIGDRYTRDGYHLNLDYGRFTAACTWYEKLFNTDVRKNTYKPQKLSDLQATIAKTAAHKAVKKPFRVSKIKL, encoded by the coding sequence ATGAAAAAATGTATTGTTTTAATTACCCTCGTCGTCTTCCAGGTATATGCGGTAGCAGCCCAAAAGACTAAACACCCTGAAGTTTTAAAAATTTTAGCCATTGGTAACAGTTTTTCAGAAGATGCGCTGGAGAACTATTTATATGACCTGGCAAAAGCCAATGATAAGAAGATTATTATTGGTAACATGTATATAGGTGGCGCGCCCATCGACCTGCATGTTAAAAACGCGGATAGCAACAAAAAAGCCTACGATTATAGAAAGACGCAATTAAATGGCGAAAAACTAAGCAGGAAAAACGTTAGTATCGAGGAAGCTATTGCCGATGAAGACTGGGATTATATCAGTTTACAGCAGGCCAGTCCGCTCTCCGGGAAATATGATGTCATAATGAAGCATTTACCCTTGCTGGTCAATTATGTAAAGTCAAAAGCGCCTGGTGCTGCTTTAGTGTACCATCAGACATGGGCTTACCAGCAGGACTCCAAACATACAGGGTTTGCCAATTATAACCGGCAGCAAAAAATAATGTACGAACAGATAGTAGATGTTTCAAAGAGGCTTAGTAAATCGGGATGGTTTAAATTTATTGTTCCTTCCGGCACTGCTGTTCAAAATGGACGAACTTCCAGCATTGGCGATCGTTATACAAGAGATGGGTACCATTTGAACCTGGATTATGGCCGTTTTACTGCTGCCTGTACCTGGTATGAAAAGCTTTTTAATACCGATGTTCGCAAGAATACCTACAAACCGCAAAAGCTTTCTGACTTGCAGGCCACTATAGCTAAAACAGCCGCACATAAAGCCGTTAAAAAACCTTTCCGGGTGTCTAAAATAAAGCTTTAG
- a CDS encoding alpha-amylase family glycosyl hydrolase — MSKLAVLAVSMMLLSSCKLMPKEEKDNQQNKTGTMATTNTDWKHATNIYEVNVRQYTQEGTFNAFVKELSRLKDMGVQVLWFMPITPIAKEKMKGSLGSYYACSDYTSINPEFGTLEDFKKLVDTAHSQGFKVIIDWVANHTGWDHVWTKSNPDYYLHDSATGTFHVASGMDDIIELNFQNPELRKAMIDAMKFWITECNIDGFRCDLASWVEVDFWQEARPQVDAVKPLFWLGEFDELETPDYGKVFDASYSWKWMHKTKDFYQQHQPLHELLDLLQQYSNIGDSSMRAWFTTNHDENSWNGTEYEKYGDMAKALAVFSCTWNGVPLIYSGQELPLKDKRLKFFDKDPIPWTGKYELHDFYKTLLNLHATHAALRGGDPAVQTLKLTTTADDKIFAYLRKNGDDEVVVVLNLSRDIARFDIIDNALNGSFENAFSQASNDFSSSKSFDMQPWEYLVYVKK; from the coding sequence ATGAGCAAACTGGCAGTTTTAGCAGTAAGTATGATGTTGTTAAGCTCTTGCAAGCTGATGCCTAAAGAAGAAAAAGATAACCAACAAAATAAAACCGGTACAATGGCAACAACAAACACAGACTGGAAGCATGCAACCAATATTTACGAGGTAAATGTGCGGCAATACACACAGGAAGGCACTTTTAACGCATTTGTAAAAGAGCTTTCCAGGTTGAAAGACATGGGCGTACAGGTTTTATGGTTCATGCCCATAACGCCCATTGCTAAGGAGAAAATGAAGGGTTCGCTGGGGAGCTATTATGCCTGTTCTGATTATACATCTATCAACCCTGAATTTGGTACCCTGGAAGATTTTAAGAAACTGGTAGACACGGCCCACAGCCAGGGTTTTAAAGTGATTATTGACTGGGTAGCAAATCATACCGGCTGGGATCATGTATGGACAAAATCTAACCCGGATTACTACCTGCATGATTCTGCTACAGGTACTTTTCATGTAGCCAGTGGTATGGATGATATTATTGAATTGAATTTTCAAAACCCTGAACTGCGCAAAGCTATGATCGATGCTATGAAGTTTTGGATTACCGAATGTAATATTGATGGCTTCCGATGCGATCTAGCCTCATGGGTAGAAGTGGATTTCTGGCAGGAAGCCAGGCCGCAGGTAGATGCAGTAAAGCCCCTGTTCTGGCTGGGAGAGTTTGACGAGCTGGAAACCCCCGACTATGGTAAGGTCTTTGACGCCAGCTACTCCTGGAAATGGATGCACAAAACCAAAGATTTTTACCAGCAGCACCAGCCCTTGCATGAATTGTTAGACCTGCTACAGCAATACAGCAATATTGGCGATAGCAGTATGAGGGCCTGGTTTACCACTAATCATGATGAGAATAGCTGGAATGGCACCGAATATGAGAAATACGGGGATATGGCTAAGGCGCTGGCGGTGTTTAGCTGCACCTGGAATGGCGTACCGCTAATTTACAGCGGCCAGGAGCTGCCATTAAAAGATAAGCGATTGAAATTTTTTGACAAAGATCCCATTCCGTGGACGGGGAAATATGAATTACATGATTTTTATAAAACCCTGTTGAACCTGCATGCAACTCATGCTGCACTGAGAGGGGGCGATCCGGCAGTACAGACGCTGAAATTAACAACCACGGCAGACGATAAAATATTTGCTTACCTGCGTAAAAACGGTGACGATGAAGTAGTGGTGGTGTTGAACCTTTCCAGAGATATAGCCAGGTTTGATATTATCGATAACGCACTCAATGGCTCATTTGAAAACGCTTTTTCCCAGGCATCCAATGACTTTAGTTCGTCTAAAAGCTTCGACATGCAGCCTTGGGAATACCTGGTATATGTAAAAAAATAA
- a CDS encoding 4-hydroxy-3-methylbut-2-enyl diphosphate reductase: protein MKQFEVPVFYRSSLISTIKKLRKEKDKLKKDFSPTLLNFGPVQIYLARHFGFCYGVENAIEIAFKTVEENPGKRIFLLSEMIHNPQVNADLSRHGVQFLQDTYGKELIPFDDLTSDDIVLIPAFGTTLAIEKKLNDIGIPTEKYNTTCPFVEKVWNRSAAIAKKDYTIIIHGKPSHEETRATFSHAAAGAPSVVVKDMKETQRLALYITGELDAARFYEEFKNQYSEGFDVTKDFARIGVVNQTTMLASDTQAIADYLKQVMVEKYNLSKENLAERFADTRDTLCYATNDNQTSVSSMLQTDADLAIVVGGYNSSNTSHLVELCEEKLPTYYINSPDKIISQKEIIHFNFHTSQELLTADYLPQQEPVKILITSGASCPDILVEQVIEKITGFYPNALPMEAVAQQLV, encoded by the coding sequence ATGAAGCAGTTTGAAGTACCGGTTTTCTACAGGAGTTCTCTCATATCCACCATAAAAAAACTGAGGAAGGAAAAAGACAAATTAAAAAAAGATTTCAGTCCTACCCTATTAAATTTCGGACCGGTACAGATATACCTGGCCCGGCATTTTGGCTTTTGCTATGGTGTTGAGAATGCAATAGAAATTGCTTTTAAAACAGTGGAAGAAAATCCCGGGAAACGGATTTTCTTACTCAGCGAAATGATCCATAACCCGCAGGTAAACGCGGACCTTAGCCGGCACGGCGTTCAGTTTTTACAGGACACTTATGGTAAGGAGCTTATTCCGTTCGATGATCTCACTTCAGATGACATTGTGCTGATACCCGCTTTCGGTACCACCCTTGCCATCGAAAAGAAATTAAATGACATCGGCATTCCAACAGAAAAGTACAACACTACTTGTCCTTTTGTAGAAAAAGTGTGGAATCGCAGCGCGGCTATTGCCAAAAAAGATTATACCATCATTATACATGGCAAACCATCGCACGAGGAAACGAGGGCTACTTTTTCACATGCAGCTGCGGGTGCACCTTCAGTAGTAGTAAAAGACATGAAGGAAACACAGCGACTGGCCTTGTACATTACCGGCGAACTGGATGCAGCCCGTTTTTACGAAGAATTTAAAAACCAGTATAGCGAAGGCTTTGATGTAACCAAAGACTTTGCAAGAATTGGTGTAGTGAACCAAACCACTATGCTGGCCAGCGACACGCAGGCCATTGCCGATTATTTAAAACAGGTTATGGTAGAAAAGTACAACCTGTCAAAGGAAAACCTGGCAGAACGCTTTGCAGATACCAGGGATACCTTATGCTATGCTACCAACGACAATCAAACATCGGTTTCGTCAATGCTTCAAACAGATGCTGACCTCGCTATTGTTGTAGGGGGGTATAACTCCTCTAACACTTCACACCTGGTGGAACTTTGTGAAGAAAAACTCCCTACTTATTATATCAACAGTCCTGATAAGATCATCTCTCAAAAAGAGATCATCCATTTCAATTTTCACACCAGCCAGGAGTTGCTTACTGCAGACTACCTGCCTCAGCAGGAGCCGGTAAAAATATTAATCACCAGTGGCGCCTCCTGTCCGGATATACTGGTTGAGCAAGTGATTGAAAAAATAACGGGCTTTTATCCCAATGCGCTCCCGATGGAAGCTGTAGCGCAGCAATTAGTGTAA
- a CDS encoding hybrid sensor histidine kinase/response regulator has product MSSGKPIALSEKVKITIALSVSALILIGLGIFANSRTIRYKQSMRDVNLSGIIITRSQDILNDIQDVQSAYRGYIITNDSSFLKSFGISSRILHTRINSLKSLPMIYRQRLLLDSIAGLVSDQKEVAYSIIVKRKYVSFLEAWNFLNGGDETRLVNKLRYNVLNFINTEKALQSDKLRKENDSFNMVIYVVITSVVVAVLIIMLTLVYIRKIYQRLVDTEKLLLKSQIRLESILDKLPVGVIIVNTKSNEYHANQKAVTLLDQQLLSDGKVFEALDHTYTFSGALKDDLRDKLFITHAIHGEENIGFNETTVDVNGNQIPLRVSAIPLYNEKNQLEYAISVFDDISNIKQFENELIEAKKLVEESLKLKESFLSNMSHEIRTPINAILGFAELLGKRDIGTEENEYVRIIRSAGENLLRLLNDILDFSKLESNMMVFEEHPVSIDGILNSICVLYLPKAKSKGITLSYECDNNVPEVVIGDPVRLTQVITNIVGNAIKFTPKGSVLIFAKMISSNEKTSIIEFRIKDSGIGISKDKLSRVFKRFEQAGVETTRLYGGTGLGLSIAKHIVQSQGGEITVTSELGVGSIFSFTMEFANFNEAELSNATPIETVTDLSFLDDLRILLVEDNSLNIKLINGIFLGTNVKIDVAENGFQAVEKVKENFYDIVLMDIELPDMNGYDTTKIIRKELHLELPIIALTAHVLAGEKDRCLEAGMNDYLTKPVNTRQLFEKISALVARDFSVPIEPAVKVASSPSQKLFSTDNSVVDLSYLRELSDNNKEFEKEVIELFLSQVPGQMEELDQAINERNYKEIKMLAHKLKSSTAVTIGKKLMPHFELLEEKAIKDELPDNALRSYRIIKSILSKGITQLEQLLETSY; this is encoded by the coding sequence GTGAGTTCAGGAAAACCCATAGCATTATCTGAAAAGGTAAAAATTACTATCGCCCTGAGTGTTAGTGCGCTTATCCTGATAGGGCTGGGAATTTTTGCCAATTCAAGAACCATCAGGTATAAGCAATCTATGAGGGATGTTAATTTGTCCGGCATTATCATTACCCGCTCACAGGATATCCTTAACGACATCCAGGACGTACAATCTGCTTATCGCGGTTATATCATCACCAATGACTCCTCCTTTCTGAAGTCTTTTGGTATTTCCAGCCGCATACTGCATACCCGTATTAATTCTTTAAAAAGCCTGCCTATGATATACCGGCAGCGTTTGTTGCTGGATAGTATTGCAGGCCTGGTCAGCGATCAGAAGGAAGTAGCCTATAGCATCATTGTTAAACGCAAGTACGTGTCTTTTTTGGAGGCATGGAATTTCTTAAACGGAGGAGACGAAACAAGGCTGGTTAACAAGCTCCGGTATAATGTATTAAACTTTATTAATACCGAAAAAGCTTTACAGTCTGATAAGCTTAGGAAGGAAAATGATAGCTTTAATATGGTGATCTACGTTGTGATCACCAGTGTGGTGGTAGCCGTGCTGATCATTATGCTTACGCTCGTTTACATTCGTAAGATTTACCAGCGATTGGTGGACACGGAGAAGCTGCTGTTGAAATCGCAGATAAGGCTTGAAAGTATCCTGGATAAGTTACCCGTGGGTGTTATTATTGTAAATACCAAAAGCAACGAGTATCATGCTAATCAAAAAGCAGTTACCTTACTGGATCAGCAGTTGCTTTCAGATGGCAAAGTATTTGAAGCCCTGGATCATACCTATACCTTCAGCGGCGCTCTAAAAGACGATCTCAGGGATAAGCTATTTATTACCCATGCTATTCATGGAGAGGAAAATATTGGCTTTAACGAAACTACCGTAGACGTAAACGGTAATCAGATTCCCTTAAGGGTAAGCGCTATCCCGCTTTACAATGAAAAGAACCAGCTGGAGTATGCGATCTCTGTTTTTGATGATATCAGCAATATAAAACAGTTTGAGAATGAGTTGATCGAAGCTAAAAAGCTGGTGGAAGAATCGCTTAAATTAAAGGAATCCTTCCTTAGCAACATGAGCCACGAGATCAGGACGCCGATCAATGCCATCCTGGGCTTTGCCGAGCTGCTGGGCAAAAGGGATATTGGTACGGAAGAAAATGAGTATGTCCGGATTATCCGGTCCGCAGGAGAGAACCTCCTGAGATTATTAAATGATATCCTGGACTTTTCGAAGCTGGAATCGAATATGATGGTTTTTGAAGAGCATCCTGTAAGTATTGACGGTATCCTGAATTCTATATGCGTTTTATACCTGCCCAAAGCCAAAAGTAAGGGCATTACCCTGAGCTATGAGTGCGATAACAATGTGCCCGAAGTGGTGATAGGTGATCCGGTGAGACTGACCCAGGTGATTACCAATATCGTAGGAAATGCTATTAAATTTACACCCAAGGGTAGCGTGTTGATTTTTGCCAAAATGATTTCCTCTAACGAAAAGACTTCGATTATTGAGTTCAGGATCAAAGATTCGGGTATTGGTATTTCAAAAGATAAACTGTCGAGGGTATTTAAGCGTTTTGAGCAGGCGGGGGTGGAAACAACGAGGTTGTATGGTGGTACAGGGTTGGGCCTGAGTATTGCCAAACATATTGTTCAAAGCCAGGGCGGCGAAATTACGGTGACCAGCGAGTTAGGGGTGGGTTCCATATTCAGCTTTACCATGGAATTTGCCAATTTTAATGAAGCAGAGCTGAGCAATGCTACACCTATCGAAACGGTAACAGATCTTTCTTTCCTGGATGATTTAAGAATATTGCTGGTAGAAGATAACTCGCTTAATATAAAACTGATTAATGGCATTTTCCTGGGAACCAATGTGAAAATAGATGTAGCAGAAAATGGTTTCCAGGCCGTAGAAAAAGTAAAGGAAAATTTCTACGACATTGTTTTAATGGATATTGAGCTGCCTGATATGAACGGGTATGATACTACCAAAATCATCAGGAAGGAACTGCATTTGGAGCTGCCTATTATAGCATTGACAGCCCACGTACTGGCAGGAGAAAAAGACAGGTGCCTGGAAGCAGGTATGAATGACTATTTGACCAAGCCGGTGAATACACGGCAGCTGTTTGAGAAAATAAGCGCCCTGGTTGCCCGGGATTTCAGTGTGCCTATAGAACCTGCTGTAAAAGTGGCATCCAGCCCGTCACAGAAGCTTTTTTCAACCGATAACAGCGTGGTGGACCTGAGTTACCTGAGAGAGCTTTCTGATAATAATAAAGAATTCGAAAAAGAAGTGATCGAATTGTTTTTATCGCAGGTGCCAGGGCAAATGGAGGAGCTGGATCAGGCTATTAACGAAAGAAATTATAAAGAAATAAAGATGCTGGCTCATAAGCTTAAATCATCTACTGCCGTTACGATCGGCAAAAAGCTGATGCCGCACTTCGAGTTGCTGGAAGAAAAAGCGATCAAAGACGAGCTGCCTGATAATGCATTGAGGAGTTACCGGATCATCAAAAGTATCCTGTCGAAAGGAATAACCCAGCTGGAACAATTGCTGGAAACTTCCTATTAA